One Carya illinoinensis cultivar Pawnee chromosome 5, C.illinoinensisPawnee_v1, whole genome shotgun sequence genomic window, ttttggggggtggggggcAGAGTCCCGCAAAAACCTTAATGCGCCGTTTGGTGGCGAAGACGAAGAAATATAATAATGAAACTGATATATCAGTTGTCAAACGTTTATTGCCCACTACATTACAGCAAAACTTGGCCGGGTTTCTTAGTCAATTTCAAATAAAGAAACGAAATAAGAACACAAAATCCActcttttcatcattttcacaaaCGAAACGAGTTGCAAGTTTTATTATACATTTCACTTTCTAGGGAGCTATCAAATGGGTACAAAAATGGCAAAAGCGTAACCTGGATAATACGCGCTTCTGAGCAGCGAGTCCTCCAGTCAACTTGGAAGCTTTCGCAGCCAAAGGTGATGAAGTACGGCTTAGCAGGGCTTTGGCAGAAGCGGAAGAGATTAGTAGGGTTCTTCTCGCACAGTTAGCCGCCATTGCCCTTCTCTGCTCTACCCGAAGCCGCTCTCAGACTCGGTGTTCGAATTGCAATCGCCCAGGGTAAGAGGGTTTGTGGACTGGGTCTAAGTAAAAATGGGCCTAGATTTCGTTCTTTTGGGTTGGTCCTGTGGGGAGTAAGATTACAAAAAGAAATTTGGGCCTGTTATggtcaattttttaaatcaaatgggCTTGGTGGAGGAAAGATTCATCCATGGCTTTCTACAGGGCGGATGTTGAGATTTGGAGGAAAATGAATTTGTCATTTTTAGAAacgaataattttttatttaaatctctTCATATCGCACACCATCCATGTGGCTGCTGGATTAATTGTGACATAATTAGAAGCCTCTTATGCATGAATTATGGGCACTTGTAACCTCACACGGAAATAAATTTAGAAccaaaaaagttcaaaatttagAACTTTTTACATGTCTGATTGGCATGACCCAACTAAAAAGTTAGTCTTTTATAAGCACAAATTACTAAGGTGACAGTTTGTGTTCAGGAGTCATGTTTATGTTGTGTCAACCAAAATCTAACCCGTTAAGATAAATGGATCAAACCTTTaaatcctaacacgacccaCCCATTATGGATCGTGTTATGTCATTCGGTTTAAgccatttaataattaattataaattgattAATACTACACTATtcatttcaacatattttatataaattagttGAAATAATCCATATAACCGATTTGACtttattaacataattttagataaaaatttaaaatatatatttattaattgtagtctatatttattagtaactACAATATCTAAAAAACAATAAGATTACCTATTAACAAAAAATgtcaataattttaaattttaacctacaataaaaacaatattacaaatctaataataataaaattataattttgaaataaaacttTAAATGAGTTATTTCAAGTTGATTTCGAATTAAGTGGATTGTTctgtttattaattttcttttaatgggGTAACCCTTTTTAACTGAAAATCCTTTATATCAAACTCAAGTTTACTAATTTTATGTTGTGTTCACATTAGCTTAATGAGTCGTGTCCATATTACAATCCTATAAAATGCCACCTAGGTGTCATACTCTTCCATAGGCACGTTTTCTACGACATTTTGGGAAATAGACTGCAAATAGTCAGTGTTTGAAACTTTGAAAAGCAGAGCCCCGATTATATACTTGTCAGGCCACGGTCTGTTGGGACGATCGTGAGCGCATGCAGGGAAAAAAGAATATTGTGTTTGAGAGCCAGTGAAcatgatacatatatgataatgCAAAGAATGTGCACTTTAATCGGGACATAGACGTGTCATACATGAGGTCGATGATAATGAAGAAAAAGGCCATAAAATGTGTTGGCTTATGTCGAGCATTGAAGCTAGCAAGGATAAGGACACCACGCGGGCCGCGTATTGCTTTTGCAATTACAAAAGGCATATGCAATAATTGTAGATCTTGACCATGCATTATATCATATATGCCTTGAAATTTCAAATGGCAATCAGGAGGAGAGCATGTCAGGCGCCACAACTGGTGGCCAATGACAAAACCAATTAAACTAGGGTAGGTTGGTTTTTGTCAAACAAAAGACGTACGGCACCATCTGTAGTACTGTACTGGTATATACCATTCTTGTTTGGACATTATTTTAACCCTGCTGTGATCGGGATCGGGACAACTTGTTTGGATTGGAACAAGCTGGCTAGAGACTGAGATCAATCGAGAAATTAATGTAAAGACCGGAATTGCTTTCGAATTAGTATAAAAACCTGGTTTATGGAAAATGAACTAATGTGCTGTGCAGATGTCTATCTGTTTACGCGCATCTGCATGCTCTACGAACGGGCCCATATTAATGACATAATTCGGAGCGCACAGCTAGCTCATGACTCCGTAGTGTGTTTTTTTCAAATACGACCACTGTATGGAACAGATACATGtcgaaacttatatatatttctggTTTTGcagcatataatattatatatatatgctggcATGGGATTGAGAAATAATGCTACCCCAGTTTCTGCGATTTGATCATTGTTGTGTGGCTTTTCTTGAAACTTCGACAGCCTCttttaatatagttttattAAAGAAAGATTAACATTATCATTTGTAGTTGGAGGGGATGTTGGTCGTTGGAGTTCGTAATAGACGTCACCCATGACACATCATAAaaaacaactatatatatatacagatatatacacacttacataaatacatacatgtATACGTATTTATCATGCCAAGCTAACTATCAGGACAAGAGTTATGGGGAGTCTGGCACTTACATTGGTTCTGTACTGAGATTTACTTTTCTACCCTGAAACTGAATTATCATTTACAACTCTTAAGAACATTCACATttagttttttataattttctctaaattttaagtagaaatcacattttttataattttcttctaaattttactcatctttaaaaaactcctacatttcattccatatcatttttattctattaaaataatctttttctattatttttattattatttcttttattttatttctacatcTTTAACTATATtccctataatatatatatatatatataaactgattTAGTGGTTGAATAGTAACTCTCAAAATATAAGTAGTCATTGTTTACGTCATAAACTTATACCTTAAAATAGGGAATTGAATGGAGTACTTATTTTGTTTAAGttgatttcttaaaattttagaaatctGGGGAGTATAGGGAACCGGTAGGATTGCTCTTACACGGGGGAGTTCATGGTCTTCCCCAACTCTAATGTTGCAGGGGTTATGACATTTCCTGTCCCCCCAGAAATGTACACTGCAAGAGCAGTCTGCATCAGATATATGGagctttaaatttatttcaggCCAGATAATGTTCTGAAAAACATAAGAGAAAGGATATTGTGGGGGAGATCTGTTTATTTAACCCAAGTCACCACCAGATATTAACGTGCAAATCAACAGAACGTGCTGTTGGGGAAAAAAAGTGAAGTTTTGTCGAAGTACTGGTCTTGGGCTTTCCATTGATTGGTTCTGAATCTCGTTTACTATAAGATACCACATTCAAAGAACTTGATTAACAGGGCAAAAAAAGAGATAACAACTGCCGGAATTCTCAAATCTGGATGGAGacttgaaaaaatgaaagaaaaaactgaCAACTGATACTGCGGTAGTCTGCAAGAATAGTGCTGTAATCTTGTGGCAGAGTTCGCATTTTATATATGAATGGTTTTGCATCATTTGAATGTTAACAATTATAAtggaaaatatttagaattgtgTACATATATCTTCAACTTTTGTCGATCACAGGACTGAAGTTCATCATTATCTGTTGGTTGCAGTTTCATGAGATTGTCCTTCGCTGGAGATGATAAGGTATTGTCTGAAGGAACTGGGCTTGTGTCTTCAATTATGCCTCGATAAAAACAAAAGAGGACAACAATGGCCAAcagcaaaatttaaaaatctgtACTATATATTTATGAGCCAACAAAAACGTCTGTTGAGTTCATGCTGCTCTTTACGTTCGTCATTGATTATGATTCAAATGTTGGGAAGGTTGGGAAAGGAAATGCTGAGCTACCTAAGAATGGGACCTCTTTTATGGCTCCCTGGCTACCCAGTTAATGGCAAAGGACGCTATTGCTTGGAACATGTCTATACAAGATATAGTTGGTTGAGAGAATCCCCGATTCTTCGCCTCTTAAGCTCCCACTTCAGAGCCTTGTTTCGCGCTgtaataaaaactgaaaaactaGGTAAAAACGACAATTTGTTTAGGCATTATCCAAGTTAAAGCTTACTTTAAGCATTGTATCTGCCAGTAATCGGTTACAAACTTCCAATAAAAAGGGATTTGGAGAAGTGGAAATCACCTTTTACATGGCTTCCATTGATGGGGCACTTCTTGAAAATAATGCATCACTAATCCTAAATAAAACTGCATGAAtcaagttaaaagttaaaactgtAAAAGAGAGTTACAAAAACAATGAGTTTGCTGGACACTTGTTAGACTGGGAGTTTTTCCAattgatatgaaaaataaacTGCAGCAACAACacctttttattgttatttgtaGCAACCGAAACCAATTTCATTGACTGGCTGGATAAGACAAAATTTGTGCTGCAGTTTCTGAGAAAAGCCTTCTGTCCCGAAGACTTGATAGACTTGAAGAATAAgttctcaaataaaaaaaattaaaaaaaaaaaaaatgaaggtgagggggaaaaaaaacctGATGTCGTAGATCTCGAAAGCAGAGGGCATGCCTCTGCCCtcctcttttatttctttctctaaCCCATGACTGATATAACATTAAACGTTACATCCGCATTTAACCATTAATTTGCTGCTGCATCATGATGTCTTTCctgttttttttatctattcaaTACCGAAATCCACGAATGGTCCAACCAGTAACACAAACAAATACAGAGAAACGGGTGGAGAGTTcggtagaaaaaaaaaaaaacaaatcgaGGATCTTGATGAGAGACAAAGCATGACTACTGTAGTCTACAGGTTATTGGTACCGAATAATCAAGTTTGTTTTAAGTTTTCAGCTGGCGGAACCGCATAAATAATCTTACTACAAGGAGTCGAGGACAATGAGCTATTGCAAtatttaaacagttaaaatAGTACAGCTTTGCATAAATTGCATTCAATGCTGAGTACTCAATGATCCCCTAAAGTATGGGATACGTTGTCCTACACTCCCAAGAGGACAATGCGTGCACACAAAGTGGCCCTCACCGGGATTAAAACTATTACCTTCGTGGTCAACACTATCTTTGTAACAAGTGAATTCAAGGCATTATCTGCTGATAAGagcttataataatagagtgAAATAAAAGCATTGATGGGATTCTctcattgaaatttgaagccaTATATGGGGTCCCTAACTTAATCTAACCTATGAAAAACATAGAATACTAGAGTTGTTGGGTGTTGATTCTTGGTGCAAATAATGTATTCCCCACTCACAACAAGTGGGTCACATTTACTTAATAGAATGGATAATACtttataaattcatttccaaAATTGCTGTTCTTACTTCTTGGTTTTTGATTCTGTCTCTAAGATGCCAAAATCATACCCAAATGGCCCCCCACAACATATGGATGAtaacaaatcaaaagaaaaactttttacttttttaatgttttgtaaTCCTCAATAACCATGATGGTTTTTAGAATAATATTGTCACGTTCAGCTTAATTTGGGTGAGAAGTACTACTAtgtcaataaaaagattttataaaaataaatttacaaattaacataTGATACtactttaaatctattttacaataaaagtaaatttacggtctaacatatcatattaaGTTACGTCTATTTATGAATACTGAAagtgtttggatagtaaaaatatctcatctcatctcatcattacaattttttaaaattttaaataataatattaaaaaataatattataataatattttattcaatttttaatttttatttcaactcaatccATTATCCAAACGGTAACTAAAAAATTTTGTTACCGTTGGTTGCAAATGAGTAGACATGAACCGAGTAAAAGTGCATGTTGGctctttcctttcttccttttatttgtttattttgaaatCGAAATGgagccttttttttaatttcattggaGTATTTCCACATGGGAACTAAACACGCTGCTGGAAACCAACTTTAGAGTGGGTGGTGTAAATGATGATGACACGATCAGTTTTAATAATATGATCTATTTTGGCCTTTGTGATCATTATAACGACTCCATTCTTTTGACATTTCCATTATTTAAACACCATAAAGTATTATTATACTTCATttaaaaaacaacaaatatCAGTCGATTAATGGACCAAATTACAATACAAAGTTGTAAAATGACCCTCTACCAACGAGTCATTAAAAAacataacattatatatataaatatatatataaagtaaagtTTTAGATCAAGATTAATGTTATTTATCATCTTTTCATTTTGTGACATAaactaattaagaaattatttattatttgtaattatttaaaatcatattaacaatcattattatttataaattatttattatttttttattactatttattaattttttattatttataaataatcttaAATTACGTTAATGTCAAGATATGATTTGATAGTAAgaagagaattttaaattttaagataaaatattaaaatattatattttagtgttattattgttttaagatttgaaaaaattaaaaaaattaaattatttattatattttatataaaaatttataaaaattataataataaaataaaaattttaaatttaatttaaaaatttcgaAGAGCCAAACCATACCAAAATCTAAACGTAACTATGTAATCGAGTGTGCACCGTCCCATGTTATTACCCACGCCTTGTGTCGGAATCTCTGTGCTTCTGTGTACGGATTGCAAGCATAATTTGCAGTCCTCATTTATTGCGTCTCACCAAAGGTTTTCAGGAAGAGAAACCATTTATATGGTTTACGGGATGAGAAATGATTCGTTTAGTCGATAAATGCAGTTTACGTCTAGtcgtttttataattttttttatttattttatacagTCGACTGCATGTCAATTGTATTTACTGACTGCTTATAACAAAacccataatttttattataaactcTATTATCTTTTAAAGGATTGAACAACATTTACTACTGTATAGTactgtatttattattattttaaaaaatattttttttaatataagactCGTCTATTCTAAAAGGGCAGCATCAATCAATTCAAACCAAGTCCATCCAgcaccaaaaataaactaatcccCAATACCAAGGGCcaacctaaaccctaaaactttTTTtgcattatataaattaataaaaaattatatttacagttgagactataaatattacataattattttaagaaattgaataaatataatatcttttttttaaatgactacaCAACAATtacacattttaaaattgtatataacattacttataattaattatttaattagttgAGGCCCATTTTTAATATACTGCACACAAATTTTCCGTGGGTGGTACTCTTCAAACATATCAAAATCAACAAATGTACTTTGTTTTTGTAACCGAGTTGCAAATTATAAAACCCGTGGCATGTGATACAAAAGGATGTTACAAATCCAGGACAACACAAAGCTGTTTCGTTTGAGTGTACCATTTCACAAttaggaaattaaaattaaaaaaaaaaaacgaaaaaagaaaaatgcaatatGGTTATCTatcttatcattaaaaaaaccaaaaaacaacccCCGTACCAACAACAGCTGTCTCAATAGCCTTTCCCCCATACAATACAAAACCACATTTTGGATGGTTCATTTGGACCACTTCATCCTTGTTCACATGATTTTGTTTACATGTAGAAGCATCCatttttttgttagtttttttagTTGGCATTCCAAATATTCTCCGCGCTTTGAAtctcatcctctctctctctctctctctctctctcataaaattaattacattattCATGAATAAAGAGTTTCACATAAATGTTCGGGAAATACAAGGGTAAAGAGGAAATcgaaagcttaaaaaaaaaacattttgttttttgggtcTCCAATTATTTATTGGTAACCTTAGGAacatttaccaaaactcaaaatCATGTAGGCATATCTTCCAAATGTAAAGAGTAAACCATAGCGCATACCTTTCCTATCAAACCTGAACAGCCTTAACTTAGATATGGCTTAAATAAATCAACTTGGTATCTAAACGGCAGCTAAGCTTTCTAAGCCACCGATTCCCAACACACCAACTTCTCAATTCAAACTACAACTTTCTTTAATCTGCGACTGTCCAGGTCATGTCGTTCTCGAATATCCAGTGGCAAACCTCGATCCGTCCTGGACCCGAACCCAGAGCCAAGAAAGCTCCGTGACTCGGGCTCCAAGCTGAGGTGTCTATGTGACAGATGGCAACGCCATGATTAATCTTGGCCTTAGAACTCGGATCGTGTATGTCCGCTTCGTAGACCCGGACCTTTGGGACCGAGTGGCAGTAATAGAGTAAGTAAGGGAATAGGCTCTGGTGACAAGAGACCGATTGCGTGACTCTTCCACCGTTGATTCCTTTGACTGATCCGAGCATTATATTCTGCTTTGACCCTTTTACGTTCTCCGTAGTGCGAACGACGACGTTGCGACCCAGAACCGAGGTTGCGAAGTCGATCAAGTCCTCGGCCGAGCCCACGCACCGCTTCGTCTCGCCCTGGCTCGGAGCCCTCTCGCACTCGTTTAGCGAGTCCACAATCATGGTCTCCATACTGGAATTATCACCCGCGTGGAAAATCCGCTTCAGGTCCGAGATCTTCGATGTCGAGAACGGTAATTTTGACAAAATCGACCGGGGCAAAAACGACCTGTTGGGCATTTTATCCCTAATGTCCGGCATTGGCATCACTTTCCCCTTCTTCAGCATCGACTCGCGAAAGAATTTGCCCGGCTCCACCCATCTTTTTACGAGATTGCCACTAACCCCAGTTGTATTACTCTTCTCTGAGCTCACATTGGTGTACTTGGCAAATGCGACACCCTTTTTCGCGTATTCCTTGAAAGTAGTGTTCACGCCGTAGATCTTGAACCCGATGGATTTGTCGGCGCCCCGCCCGTACCCACTGAATTTGTCTGTGCCGATGTTGAAGGATTTGCCGTAATTGGCGAAATTGACCTTAGCCGAGTTCGTATCCTTGGCATAACTCTGGAACGAATCGTCACCCACATTGGCGTTCTCTCTGTAATTCGTGAAGGTATCGACGGCAAAATTACCTCCATCGGCATAGCTCTTGAAGTTGTTCTGCGGATTGTTCTGGTCGTTCCCGTAATTGATGAACGTATCGTTGGCAGCATTGCCCTTTTGTCCATAACCTGAGAATCCCGACCCGATTACATTTGAGCTCGTCCCGTAGCTGCTGAACTCGTTAACAGCCGCATTGCCGTTCTTCCCATAGCTGGCGAATTTCTGGTCACCAGCGTTTGCCTTTACACTGTATTCCTTGAATGACTGGCCCCGGCCATTGGAGTCGTCCGAATAGGAGCTGAACCGGAGGTTAGGAACGTTAACTGAGTCGGCGTACGTGGTGAACTGGCCCGAACCGCCAGTGGCCTCTGTGGCATAGCTGTTGAAActctcatccaccacatttccgTTCGAGCCGTAATTGACGAAATTGTCCTTGTGGCCTGTCGAGTCTCGGCTGTACCGGCGGAAGGAGTCCACCGGGATGTTCTCGTCCTTGGAGTAATTCTTGAACGAGTCTGCTCCGCCGAGCCGATCGGAACCGTAATTAGTGAAGTTCCGGTTCGAGTACCTGGCAAAGCTCGAGTCTCTGTTGTGCTTCTCCAAACTCGGTGATAAATCGGAGAAGCAGAGCAGGTTCGCCGCGGCACAGAATGCCGGAAGGTGGGAGGAGAGATCGTTCTGCGCGGCGAGTTTGGAGAAACCAACCGAGTCCACCGCGCTCAATGGGGACGCCTTGGATAGCAGAAAGGCGGGCTTGGCCAGATCGTTTCGGATCTCTTTGGTCCAATAACGACTCAAATAGGCTTTAGGAGTAAATGGGTTCTCTCCGGAAACAGAACCGCCGGCACCGGCTGAGACAACCTGCATCGACAGAAAGCGAAGAAGACATGGGTGAGACAGAGAGGCATTGGGGAACAGAATACCAGACTTTCAAAAAAgataaagggaaaaagaaacacaGAGTGCGACTGAGAATACTTACAGTGAGGGAAATGAAAAAGATAAAGAGGAGGAGAGGAGTCATGGCGCTGAGTTTTTGGTGCAAATTGATTTTGTtgtatctataaaaaaaaaaaaacaaaaaaatgggtTGAGAGGTGGTGGAGTGAGAATGTTGGTGGGTTTGTAGGGATGTAGTAGGCAGGGATTTATATTAGTGTGGAGAAAGAAAGGGCGAGTGTATGCGCGTCTGTGTGTGTCTGTGCGCTTTGGTTTTAATAAAGAGATGGGTCTCTCGGCTGCTGTTTCGGCTTTTTATGGTGCTTTTGAAGCTCAATGAGTCTGTCTACCATCGAAGACacactttcttcttcttcttcaaaactttagtttcctatattttttattgtatttaaaGAGATCTCAATCTCGTTGATTTGTAATTCAACCCGTACGTCACCATTTTATAATGAAAGAGCGAAATCGTGAATTCTCTAATTTCTACATAGATCTCTCGtctctttataaaaaaacaagtcatttatatataatcaatacAGATACGCGTACGTGCTGCAAAAAGAAGATATATGATATGCAGAAAATAAGAGAAGCATGCCTACTTAGTATGCTACCTCCTTATTGTAATGTAGATTGactaatttaaaaagaaaaatacgatggataatttaatttttctaaggtgtaaaaaagataaatataagaGTAAAGATTAATACTGCCTAAAAGACCACCATGTAATAGGAACGATAGATTGTCTCTCCTTGGGAACTTTTtctaagaaaaagtaaaaagaaaaatattctaactacaaaaaaattacattaaagtaatctcataaattgatataatttgatgttattcgttagattataaaattatttgtattataaaatagatttaacatatCAAATGAAGTAATGTCaaatttttagattattttgtgtaatttctTTATAGATTTAACAGTATATAACAGTACTATAAGGAAAATTTATATGTCTTTTGAGTACATAaatcatttgtaaaaataaataaaaccgaataagaaatagaaaattaCTATAAAATGGACAGTTCAATCCAACTTATTTcaattcaactcatttcaaCCAAATCATTAATGAGATCtcattactttttcaacttcctataaaataattaaactcatttcaatctattttatatatttaaatacatatctcaatatatatttatatttaaatatatcttaataagactcacaaaatattactatccATAAATCAATTCAGGATCATTTAAGATCTTCTTATCATCCAAACGTAGGCTAAATAACAACACTTTATGATTTAAAAGATTGAAACTTACATAGCGTGAAAAggcataattttatttagagTGTGGTGTATAATGCTATACAGGACACTCCTATCTTATTTAGTCATCCTATTAAGTAAGGTGTGAtaaatttattgttattaaatgataaaaaaatatgtaataaatgtgttatattttatttaaaaaaatagaattgagataatagtaaaatatataaaattttctttaaaaaaagaaaagagcgaaataaagagtaaaatttttcaatattaaatCACGAGAAACAAATGTTTATGTTCTATGGCATACGTCAGAAGTCCAAGGCTAGTTGCCCAGTCGGTGGAGTCCAAAAGGGTTCAGGCTGCAGAGTGagggagacagagagagagctCTGACTCTtctagtaaaattttaaaataataatactaaagaagaaaaagaaaaagtttggCAAAACAGAGTTAGAAGCACTACGATGCGTCCAACTCTTCAGAGCCGCGTTCGGAGTACGTGGCACTCACTGACTGGGTCAGACGTCGTTTTTCAATGTAGATTTCGACGCGTTTAGCCGCTAAAGTTTTTGTTTAGTAACTCGGAATCTTTTCGTGAATCCTCTTTCCCTTGCTTCCttccttcctttctttcttaCTTTCTTTTTCCAACATGGGGATGCATTATTACACTGATTCAACGTAAGCTCCATCCGTTGGGGCAGCGACAAGGCTCGTGAATTGTGGCATTATTCGTtgttaattattgtttttagcATTATCAggaatgtaaaaattaaaaaacaaatttattttagaccataatttaaagaaaaataatatgtgTAGTTATGGTTGTATAAGTGTcgcatagttttttttataaaaaataaattaatataaaatctacatgaaaaaaaattaactttttaatcatagattttacttttttcaaaataattacgtgaCATTTACATAatccataattatatatattattactctaATATAAAATATCTACGAACTCTCTATCTCACCCTCATCATCTCCATCTTCAACCATTTGCAGATATATATCAGAGTCATCAATAATGTAACAACCATGCAACCTCGATCTCAAACATAAACTCTAATTTGAGTATCATTAGGTTATAATTATGGCTCTACTAAGAATGATATAGCTAGATTCAATTTTCAAAGTAGGTATGCGTGATAATATAACTGAAATGAGTGCTTCAgttataaaagtattttttacaaataaatttataaaataatataattttatatattacattatatctattttattattttataataaaaattattttataatttaacgtacgTCCTCAATCAATATTTATTTGtacgtttattttcttttttttttttttaatgaaatccttAATTCATGACTAAAATAGTTCTCTACAATGAATGTACTTGAGTAATCATAGAAGAAAAGTTCATCAATTTAGAGAACATGATACGTAGGATGGAGCTAAAATTCTCCATTTGGCTTTCTAAAGTCATCATGAAAACTTGTCTTACCTTAAAATATTTTGACCAAGATCACCTTGTTGCCAAAGGCGAGTACAGCACACATCTTCAATTCATGACAATTAAACATCGATCAACTTCTCATTCTGTATcgaatttctttataatttgatgATACCACGTACGTTTCCAATATTACGTGAACTCTAGCCATTGATGAATATGTGATTaaatagaaaatgtttttttttttttttaaaaaaaagaagaagaagattgtgGGTAGATGAAGAGAACTTGattaacatgatcatatacGTGATGATCTTCAGATGcttaattaattgatatataGTCACTAGTCATGCATTAAAGTGGGATACACGTGCAAGCAGCACATGTGTACGTACAGATGGCCAAAAAGTAGAGAACTAGTTCAAATAACTTTTTTCTTATCGGTAGAATTTAGGACAGACAAGAGTTGACAAACGATGGCTCCATTTAAATAGTTTATAGAACATGACAGTACCTGTTTgattaactaaaattaaaaattttattttaatttattattatttttttatttttatataaaatataataaataatttaatttttataaattttaatataaaattaatatttaaaaatta contains:
- the LOC122311199 gene encoding polygalacturonase 1 beta-like protein 3; the protein is MTPLLLFIFFISLTVVSAGAGGSVSGENPFTPKAYLSRYWTKEIRNDLAKPAFLLSKASPLSAVDSVGFSKLAAQNDLSSHLPAFCAAANLLCFSDLSPSLEKHNRDSSFARYSNRNFTNYGSDRLGGADSFKNYSKDENIPVDSFRRYSRDSTGHKDNFVNYGSNGNVVDESFNSYATEATGGSGQFTTYADSVNVPNLRFSSYSDDSNGRGQSFKEYSVKANAGDQKFASYGKNGNAAVNEFSSYGTSSNVIGSGFSGYGQKGNAANDTFINYGNDQNNPQNNFKSYADGGNFAVDTFTNYRENANVGDDSFQSYAKDTNSAKVNFANYGKSFNIGTDKFSGYGRGADKSIGFKIYGVNTTFKEYAKKGVAFAKYTNVSSEKSNTTGVSGNLVKRWVEPGKFFRESMLKKGKVMPMPDIRDKMPNRSFLPRSILSKLPFSTSKISDLKRIFHAGDNSSMETMIVDSLNECERAPSQGETKRCVGSAEDLIDFATSVLGRNVVVRTTENVKGSKQNIMLGSVKGINGGRVTQSVSCHQSLFPYLLYYCHSVPKVRVYEADIHDPSSKAKINHGVAICHIDTSAWSPSHGAFLALGSGPGRIEVCHWIFENDMTWTVAD
- the LOC122310873 gene encoding protein NUCLEAR FUSION DEFECTIVE 6, mitochondrial, coding for MAANCARRTLLISSASAKALLSRTSSPLAAKASKLTGGLAAQKRVLSRLPVELTGMQQSLMPLHSVTASALFTSLLSLHNHNWGCLSEGFATPL